Sequence from the Paenibacillus riograndensis SBR5 genome:
ATTTGTTCATCAGGAGCACACCTCTTGACTCGGTAGTAGGGGCTTATCCACCCCCCTACTTAAAGGTTATGCACCGCCTCTTTAAAAATACGCCCGCGCTCCTCATAGGATGTAAACATATCCCAACTGGCGCAGGCAGGAGACAGGAGAACGATATCTCCCGCTTCCGCCAGAGCGGAAGCCTCCCGCACGGCTTCTTGCAGCACGGCGGCGGCGCTCTCCCCATTATCGACGGAGATAATGCGCTTTACTCCTGCCATGCCCGCTACGGCTGCCAGCTTGTCCCTGGTCTGCCCCAGCGCCACAAGGGCTTTGACACCACCGAGGACAGGCAGCAGCTCCATATAGTCAGAGCCGCGGTCCAATCCGCCGGCAATCAGAACCACCGGCTTCCGGAAGGAAGCCAGCGCCATGGAGGTCGCTTTGGAGTTAGTCGCTTTGGAGTTGTTGTAATAAGCAGCCCCCGCCTTCTCCGCCACATACTCCAGCCGGTGCTCCACGCCTCTGAAATTCACCAGCACTTCCGCCAGCCCGGCAGGGTTTGCGCCTGCAGCGATAGCTATTCCGCAGGCCGCCAGCGCATTTTCCACATTGAAGCGGCCCGGCAGGCCGATTGAATCCACAGCGGCAATTTCCGTCTCACTCTCGGAATAATCCCGGTAGACAATCATCCGCTTAAGGTCATCTTCAGTATCCGGAACAAAGGCCGGACGGACAAAGACCCCCTGAACCAGCTCCTCAGTCATGGAGAACGGGAGAATGCCTGCCTTGATATAAGGCACCAGCTCCCGGCAGACAGGATCATCCCAGTTCAGCACCGCAGTATCGCTTGGCCCCTGATTGGCAAACAGCTTAGCCTTGGAGGCTATGTAATCCTCCATTCCGCCATGATAATCCAGATGGGTCTCGGCCACATTCAGCAGACAGCCCACCTTGGGGCGGAACGCTTTTGTGCCTTTTAGCTGAAAACTGCTAAGCTCGACAACCATCCAGTTGTCTGCGTGAGCCTCCTGTGCGGCCTGGCAGAGGGGTGTGCCGATGTTCCCGGCCACGATAGGGTGCATTCCCGCAGCGTCCAGCATACGGCCCACCCAGGTGGTTGTCGTCGTCTTGCCGTTCGAACCGGTAATGCCGATCATTGGCGCCGCGCACAGATGGTAGGCTACCTCCACCTCGGTCACTACCTCGATGCCCAGTTCCAGCGCTTTTTGAACGGGAGGCACGGAATAGGGGATCCCCGGGTTCTTAACCACAAGGCTCACACCCGGATGAATTAATCCCTCAGGATGACCGCCGCATATAACAGAAATTCCCAAAGACTCCAGTTCGGAAGCTTCGGGACTTTGATCTCTTTCCTTTTTGTCGTTAACCGTTACGTCCGCGCCGCGCTCATGCAGCACCTTGGCCACCTGAACGCCGCTTTTGGCCAGGCCCAGGACGACCACTTCCTTGCCGCGGTATTGATCTGGATGCTCCATTCTTTACAACCCCTTGCTCAAGATTAATCCCACTGCCGCCAGCACCAGGCTAACCGCCCAGAAGGAGACGACTACCCGCCATTCCGACCAGCCGCCCAGCTCAAAATGATGATGGATCGGGCTCATGCGGAAAATGCGTTTGCCGCGTGTTTTGAACGAGGCGACCTGCAGTACGACAGACAGCATTTCAATAACGAACACACCGCCGATTACAACAAACAGCAGCTCGCTTTTGGTGACAATGGCGATCGCCCCTATGGCGCCGCCAATCCCGAAAGAACCAAAATCACCCATGAATACCTTCGCCGGATGCGCATTGAACACCAGAAAGCCAAGGACCGCACCGATCATTGCCGCCGCACAGACACCAGCCGCAATCGAGGTAGCCTGCATCGCCACCACGGCAAAGGCAGCAAGCGCAATCGCACTGACGCCTGACAGCAGCCCATCTACACCATCGGTAAAATTCACGGCATTTGTTACAGCCATCATCATGATAATGATAAACGGATAGTAAAACCAGCCGCCCCAATCAAAGCTGATGGATGTGCCCGGAATACTGATGCCGGTATTATGCCCCGCGTTAATCAGCAGTCCGCACATCACCGCTCCGACCAGCAGCTGGCCAAGCAGTTTCTGCCGCGGCGTCAGCCCCAGGGAACGCTTGAACGCAATTTTGATATAGTCGTCCAGGAAGCCGATCAGCCCATAGCCTAGCGCAGCTACCAGCAGAACATAGAAGTCAGAGTTCACGACTGAAAATTTCAGAAAAGACAATGTGAAGGCCACCATGATGATAATGCCGCCCATCGTAGGTGTTCCGGCTTTTTTCAAATGGGTTTGTGGTCCGTCGTCACGGACCTGCTGTCCGAATTTCATCCTCCGCAGCAGCGGAATGAAGAGCGGAGCGGCAATGACCGCAAGGATAAAGGACACAGCAATAGTCAGCAGAAGTAGTTGATAATCCATGGGTACACCCCCTCCATTAGTTTGATTCCGTCTGAGAATGGTCGTTCAGGCTGTGCAGCACTTCCTCCAGGCGCATTCCCCGCGAAGCTTTGAACAGCACCACATCCCTTGGATCGATCTGGCTGGTCAGGGCTGCCGTAAGCTCCTTCTTATCCGTAAAAGCAAATACGCGCTCAGGACCAAACCGTTCTTCCGCTTTCCGGGCGGTGTGCGCAGAAAGAGGGCCAAAGGTAAACAGCAGATCTGTCTGGGCAGGATCAAGGTAACGGCCGATCTCCTCATGGAATAGCACCTCATCCGGCCCAAGTTCCAGCATGTCCCCCAGCACAGCGATTCTTTTGCCGCTGCATTTCATGGCCTGCAGAACATCAATGGCTGCCCTCATCGAGGTGGGACTCGCATTATAGGCGTCATTCAGCATGGTAAGGCCTGAAGCCGCCTGCATCATTTCAATCCGCATACCGGTCAGTTTAAGCCTGCTTAAAGCTTCCTCAATGCTATCCTCGGATATGCTGTAGTGGCGGGCAACCGCCAGCGCTGCCAGAGC
This genomic interval carries:
- the murD gene encoding UDP-N-acetylmuramoyl-L-alanine--D-glutamate ligase translates to MEHPDQYRGKEVVVLGLAKSGVQVAKVLHERGADVTVNDKKERDQSPEASELESLGISVICGGHPEGLIHPGVSLVVKNPGIPYSVPPVQKALELGIEVVTEVEVAYHLCAAPMIGITGSNGKTTTTTWVGRMLDAAGMHPIVAGNIGTPLCQAAQEAHADNWMVVELSSFQLKGTKAFRPKVGCLLNVAETHLDYHGGMEDYIASKAKLFANQGPSDTAVLNWDDPVCRELVPYIKAGILPFSMTEELVQGVFVRPAFVPDTEDDLKRMIVYRDYSESETEIAAVDSIGLPGRFNVENALAACGIAIAAGANPAGLAEVLVNFRGVEHRLEYVAEKAGAAYYNNSKATNSKATSMALASFRKPVVLIAGGLDRGSDYMELLPVLGGVKALVALGQTRDKLAAVAGMAGVKRIISVDNGESAAAVLQEAVREASALAEAGDIVLLSPACASWDMFTSYEERGRIFKEAVHNL
- the mraY gene encoding phospho-N-acetylmuramoyl-pentapeptide-transferase, with the protein product MDYQLLLLTIAVSFILAVIAAPLFIPLLRRMKFGQQVRDDGPQTHLKKAGTPTMGGIIIMVAFTLSFLKFSVVNSDFYVLLVAALGYGLIGFLDDYIKIAFKRSLGLTPRQKLLGQLLVGAVMCGLLINAGHNTGISIPGTSISFDWGGWFYYPFIIIMMMAVTNAVNFTDGVDGLLSGVSAIALAAFAVVAMQATSIAAGVCAAAMIGAVLGFLVFNAHPAKVFMGDFGSFGIGGAIGAIAIVTKSELLFVVIGGVFVIEMLSVVLQVASFKTRGKRIFRMSPIHHHFELGGWSEWRVVVSFWAVSLVLAAVGLILSKGL